Proteins co-encoded in one Malus sylvestris chromosome 7, drMalSylv7.2, whole genome shotgun sequence genomic window:
- the LOC126628083 gene encoding non-specific lipid transfer protein GPI-anchored 14-like, with the protein MPLWFGYLVLVLLVMISSYTASFATADSAKDREECTQQLVGMATCLPYVGGQAKAPTPDCCSGLKQVLNNNKKCLCVIIKDRNDPELGLQINVTLALGLPSVCKAPANVSKCPELLHLDPKSPEAQVFYQLEGNSTKTASSLAPSPSVDGPTSARSVGPSSSSWAARQNIVGLLRWNEMVMVRDSSWCFVLMVFFLFT; encoded by the exons ATGCCATTATGGTTTGGCTACTTGGTCCTAGTCCTGTTAGTTATGATATCAAGTTATACAGCGAGCTTCGCAACGGCAGATTCAGCAAAAGACAGAGAGGAATGTACACAGCAGTTAGTAGGGATGGCCACGTGTCTGCCTTACGTTGGAGGTCAAGCCAAGGCTCCAACACCAGACTGTTGCAGTGGTCTCAAACAAGTACTCAACAACAATAAGAAGTGCCTTTGTGTTATCATTAAAGATCGCAATGATCCTGAACTTGGTCTGCAGATTAATGTAACGCTTGCTTTGGGCCTGCCTTCCGTTTGCAAGGCCCCTGCCAATGTCTCCAAGTGTCCCG AACTTCTGCATTTGGATCCTAAATCACCAGAAGCTCAGGTTTTCTATCAACTGGAAGGCAACTCTACTAAAACTGCCAGCAGTCTTGCTCCAAGTCCTAGCG TGGATGGGCCGACGAGTGCCAGAAGTGTGGGTCCAAGTTCTAGCAGTTGGGCTGCTCGACAGAATATCGTCGGTCTGTTGCGGTGGAACGAAATGGTTATGGTTAGAGACTCGTCTTGGTGCTTCGTCTTAATGGTTTTCTTCTTGTTCACCTAG